In a genomic window of Sardina pilchardus chromosome 20, fSarPil1.1, whole genome shotgun sequence:
- the clec14a gene encoding C-type lectin domain family 14 member A — MESWILLLSFLQVVSCVDTFHYVIHGDEVSFEEATKNCQHEGNLTSLSTREEVLAVQQALSQHLQSSGEYTYWIGLRRPVGECVDASAKLKGFMWLDGGTEAEEIKWKEDPEPTCTHDRCVHISISYDGTSVVDWGLKEGTCKDKIIHPFICKVKGKKQIPAPKDCTIPTIGGTHDHIHKVGNPSKLDIICDNTKTYNLTCDTNTLGWITKEGSTVNLSSVCVPCSKGFEKSYSGQCVNIDECKNQPCGPNSKCVNLGGSFQCEYLTSQSPNGVLPTDPHTHPTQPNTPGPFNTQDSDGTDNPHNIILVEVTETSPDYSHIYIPVIIAVLALLLLLVVILTIVACCRRKKRKRSKNLSGQKASKESMALRDSMEKIP; from the coding sequence ATGGAGAGCTGGATATTGTTGCTGAGCTTTCTGCAAGTTGTGTCTTGCGTGGACACTTTTCACTATGTCATTCATGGAGACGAGGTGAGCTTTGAAGAAGCTACCAAAAACTGCCAGCATGAAGGAAACCTGACCAGTCTATCCACTCGGGAAGAGGTCCTAGCGGTACAACAGGCCTTGTCACAGCATCTTCAGTCAAGTGGGGAGTACACCTACTGGATAGGTCTACGGAGACctgtaggtgagtgtgttgaTGCCAGCGCGAAGCTAAAGGGGTTCATGTGGCTGGATGGAGGCACAGAAGCAGAAGAGATAAAGTGGAAAGAAGACCCTGAGCCCACATGTACACATGACCGTTGTGTACacatttctatcagttatgatGGGACCTCTGTTGTGGACTGGGGATTAAAGGAAGGCACATGTAAGGATAAGATAATACACCCTTTCATCTGTAAAGTCAAAGGCAAGAAGCAGATTCCTGCACCCAAAGATTGTACAATACCCACCATCGGGGGGACACATGACCACATACACAAAGTGGGCAATCCCTCCAAACTGGACATCATTTGTGACAATACAAAAACGTACAACCTAACTTGCGACACTAACACTTTGGGTTGGATCACAAAGGAAGGGAGCACAGTAAATTTGTCAAGTGTTTGTGTTCCATGCTCAAAGGGTTTTGAAAAGTCCTACTCGGGTCAATGTGTGAATATTGATGAGTGCAAAAATCAGCCATGTGGACCCAATAGCAAATGTGTCAACTTAGGAGGATCATTTCAGTGCGAGTACTTAACATCACAATCACCCAATGGTGTACTACCAACGGATCCCCACACTCACCCAACCCAGCCCAATACCCCGGGACCATTCAACACCCAGGACTCGGATGGTACTGACAACCCACACAATATCATCCTCGTAgaagtgaccgagacatctcCAGATTATTCCCACATCTACATCCCCGTCATCATAGCGGTCCTGGCTCTGCTACTTCTCCTGGTGGTCATCTTGACCATTGTAGCATGCTGTcgcaggaagaagaggaagcgCTCGAAGAACCTGTCCGGGCAGAAGGCCTCCAAGGAATCTATGGCACTCAGGGACTCAATGGAGAAGATACCTTAG